One genomic segment of Pandoraea sputorum includes these proteins:
- a CDS encoding peroxiredoxin, translating into MTLRLGDIAPDFEQDSSIGTIKFHEYLGDGWGVLFSHPADYTPVCTTELGLTAKLKGEFEKRNVKAIALSVDDAESHKGWINDINETQNTTVNFPILADGDRKVSQLYDMIHPNASETVTVRSLFVIDPKKKVRLIITYPASTGRNFDEILRVIDSLQLTDNYSVATPGNWKDGEDVVIVPSLKDEAVLKEKFPKGYKAVRPYLRLTPQPNK; encoded by the coding sequence ATGACATTGCGTTTGGGTGATATCGCTCCCGACTTCGAGCAGGATTCGTCGATCGGCACGATCAAGTTTCACGAATACCTCGGCGATGGCTGGGGTGTCCTTTTCTCGCATCCGGCTGACTACACGCCGGTGTGCACGACCGAACTGGGTCTGACTGCAAAACTCAAGGGCGAGTTCGAAAAACGTAACGTGAAAGCCATCGCCTTGTCGGTAGACGATGCGGAGTCGCACAAGGGCTGGATCAACGACATCAACGAAACGCAGAACACCACGGTCAATTTCCCGATCCTGGCAGACGGCGATCGCAAGGTTTCGCAGCTGTACGACATGATTCACCCGAACGCCAGCGAAACCGTGACGGTGCGCTCGCTGTTCGTGATCGATCCGAAGAAGAAGGTGCGTCTGATCATCACGTATCCGGCAAGCACGGGTCGCAACTTCGACGAAATTCTTCGCGTCATCGATTCGCTGCAACTGACCGACAATTACTCGGTCGCCACGCCGGGCAACTGGAAGGATGGCGAAGATGTGGTGATCGTGCCGTCGCTCAAGGACGAAGCTGTGCTGAAGGAGAAATTCCCGAAGGGCTACA